A window from Labrus mixtus chromosome 14, fLabMix1.1, whole genome shotgun sequence encodes these proteins:
- the mettl27 gene encoding methyltransferase-like protein 27 → MSTQRTFETVREVVASVRAQTVACDKLVLYDTWAENYDQDLVTLDYHAPATVAKSISSHFSGDPEGAVVLDVACGTGLVAKQMKELGFGHFVGIDGSKLMLEEAKKKGLYQDLKQCILVQEPLPVQSGSYDVVVICGALTVDHVAVSVIRELCHACKPGGLVCMTCRHGEDNMEYKASLERELKEMEVEGLWSCVAVTEKENWSKSVKAAGDSYISGSVYLYKKL, encoded by the exons ATGTCAACTCAAAGAACATTTGAAACTGTGAGGGAAGTGGTTGCATCGGTTCGTGCACAAACTGTGGCTTGTGATAAATTGGTTCTGTATGACACCTGGGCAGAGAACTACGATCAG GATTTAGTTACTCTGGACTACCATGCACCAGCTACTGTAGCAAAGAGCATCTCCTCCCATTTCAGCGGTGACCCTGAAGGTGCTGTTGTGTTGGATGTGGCCTGCGGTACAGGACTGGTGGCAAAGCAG ATGAAAGAACTTGGTTTTGGACATTTTGTGGGCATTGATGGAAGCAAGCTTATGTTGGAGGAGGCCAAAAAGAAGGGACTGTACCAAGACTTGAAGCAATGTATTTTGGTACAAGAGCCACTTCCAGTGCAAAGTG GATCATACGATGTGGTTGTAATTTGTGGAGCCCTGACTGTGGATCATGTTGCTGTAAGTGTGATCAGAGAGCTGTGCCACGCCTGCAAAccag GTGGCTTGGTTTGTATGACGTGCAGACATGGTGAAGACAATATGGAATACAAAGCATCCTTGGAGCGTGAGCTGAaggagatggaggtggagggaCTGTGGAGTTGTGTAGCTGTCACTGAGAAGGAAAACTGGTCGAAATCAGTGAAAGCTGCAGGGGACAGCTACATATCTGGATCTGTGTACCTCTACAAAAAACTGTAA
- the LOC132988186 gene encoding methyltransferase-like protein 27 isoform X4 → MNSGDREAALMLDVACGSGLMAKQMKKLGFGHFVGVDGSKSMIKVAEQSELYQDLKQCMLGEEPLPVQWAGLFDIVVITGALSVGQVPVSVVRELCRSTKQGGYICMTTRSNHDNLVYKAALECELEQMEEQGLWSSVEVTEVDKWERGVSDKEDGYIPGAVYLYKKL, encoded by the exons ATGAACAG CGGTGACCGTGAAGCAGCTCTCATGTTGGATGTGGCCTGTGGTTCAGGACTGATGGCCAAACAG ATGAAGAAACTGGGATTTGGACATTTTGTGGGAGTTGATGGAAGCAAGAGTATGATAAAGGTGGCTGAACAGAGTGAGCTCTACCAGGACCTGAAGCAGTGTATGCTTGGAGAGGAGCCTCTACCTGTCCAGTGGG CTGGTTTGTTTGACATAGTTGTGATCACTGGAGCACTCAGTGTTGGTCAGGTCCCTGTTAGTGTAGTCAGAGAGCTGTGCAGGTCCACCAAACAAG GTGGCTACATTTGCATGACCACCAGAAGTAACCATGACAATCTGGTCTACAAAGCAGCTCtggagtgtgagctagagcaaaTGGAAGAACAGGGGCTCTGGTCTTCTGTTGAGGTCACTGAGGTGGACAAATGGGAGAGAGGGGTGTCAGACAAGGAGGATGGTTATATACCTGGCGCTGTGTATCTCTATAAGAAACTATAG
- the LOC132988186 gene encoding methyltransferase-like protein 27 isoform X1 has product MSTQRTFETVREVVASVRAQTVACDKLVLYDTWAENYEQDLVLLDYRAPGLAANMISSHYSGDREAALMLDVACGSGLMAKQMKKLGFGHFVGVDGSKSMIKVAEQSELYQDLKQCMLGEEPLPVQWAGLFDIVVITGALSVGQVPVSVVRELCRSTKQGGYICMTTRSNHDNLVYKAALECELEQMEEQGLWSSVEVTEVDKWERGVSDKEDGYIPGAVYLYKKL; this is encoded by the exons ATGTCAACTCAAAGAACATTTGAAACTGTGAGGGAAGTGGTTGCATCGGTTCGTGCACAAACTGTGGCTTGTGATAAATTGGTTCTGTATGACACGTGGGCAGAGAACTACGAGCAG gATCTGGTTCTTCTTGACTACCGTGCACCAGGTCTGGCAGCAAACATGATCTCCTCTCATTACAGCGGTGACCGTGAAGCAGCTCTCATGTTGGATGTGGCCTGTGGTTCAGGACTGATGGCCAAACAG ATGAAGAAACTGGGATTTGGACATTTTGTGGGAGTTGATGGAAGCAAGAGTATGATAAAGGTGGCTGAACAGAGTGAGCTCTACCAGGACCTGAAGCAGTGTATGCTTGGAGAGGAGCCTCTACCTGTCCAGTGGG CTGGTTTGTTTGACATAGTTGTGATCACTGGAGCACTCAGTGTTGGTCAGGTCCCTGTTAGTGTAGTCAGAGAGCTGTGCAGGTCCACCAAACAAG GTGGCTACATTTGCATGACCACCAGAAGTAACCATGACAATCTGGTCTACAAAGCAGCTCtggagtgtgagctagagcaaaTGGAAGAACAGGGGCTCTGGTCTTCTGTTGAGGTCACTGAGGTGGACAAATGGGAGAGAGGGGTGTCAGACAAGGAGGATGGTTATATACCTGGCGCTGTGTATCTCTATAAGAAACTATAG
- the LOC132988186 gene encoding methyltransferase-like protein 27 isoform X3, translated as MISSHYSGDREAALMLDVACGSGLMAKQMKKLGFGHFVGVDGSKSMIKVAEQSELYQDLKQCMLGEEPLPVQWAGLFDIVVITGALSVGQVPVSVVRELCRSTKQGGYICMTTRSNHDNLVYKAALECELEQMEEQGLWSSVEVTEVDKWERGVSDKEDGYIPGAVYLYKKL; from the exons ATGATCTCCTCTCATTACAGCGGTGACCGTGAAGCAGCTCTCATGTTGGATGTGGCCTGTGGTTCAGGACTGATGGCCAAACAG ATGAAGAAACTGGGATTTGGACATTTTGTGGGAGTTGATGGAAGCAAGAGTATGATAAAGGTGGCTGAACAGAGTGAGCTCTACCAGGACCTGAAGCAGTGTATGCTTGGAGAGGAGCCTCTACCTGTCCAGTGGG CTGGTTTGTTTGACATAGTTGTGATCACTGGAGCACTCAGTGTTGGTCAGGTCCCTGTTAGTGTAGTCAGAGAGCTGTGCAGGTCCACCAAACAAG GTGGCTACATTTGCATGACCACCAGAAGTAACCATGACAATCTGGTCTACAAAGCAGCTCtggagtgtgagctagagcaaaTGGAAGAACAGGGGCTCTGGTCTTCTGTTGAGGTCACTGAGGTGGACAAATGGGAGAGAGGGGTGTCAGACAAGGAGGATGGTTATATACCTGGCGCTGTGTATCTCTATAAGAAACTATAG
- the LOC132988186 gene encoding methyltransferase-like protein 27 isoform X2 has product MSTQRTFETVREVVASVRAQTVACDKLVLYDTWAENYEQDSATMDYHAPATVAKSISPHFSGDPEGAVVLDVACGTGLVAKQMKELGFGHFVGIDGSKRMLEEAKKKGLYQDLKQCILVQEPLPVQSGSYDVVVMCGALTVDHVAVSVIRELCHACKPGGLVCMTCRHGEDNMEYKASLERELKEMEVEGLWSCVAVTEKENWSKSVKAAGDSYISGSVYLYKKL; this is encoded by the exons ATGTCAACTCAAAGAACATTTGAAACTGTGAGGGAAGTGGTTGCATCGGTTCGTGCACAAACTGTGGCTTGTGATAAATTGGTTCTGTATGACACGTGGGCAGAGAACTACGAGCAG GATTCAGCTACTATGGACTACCATGCACCAGCTACTGTAGCAAAGAGCATCTCCCCCCATTTCAGCGGTGACCCTGAAGGTGCTGTTGTGTTGGATGTGGCCTGCGGTACAGGACTGGTGGCAAAGCAG ATGAAAGAACTTGGTTTTGGACATTTTGTGGGCATTGATGGAAGCAAGCGTATGTTGGAGGAGGCCAAAAAGAAGGGACTGTACCAAGACTTGAAGCAATGTATTTTGGTACAAGAGCCACTTCCAGTGCAAAGTG GATCATACGATGTGGTTGTAATGTGTGGAGCCCTGACTGTGGATCATGTTGCTGTAAGTGTGATCAGAGAGCTGTGCCACGCCTGCAAAccag GTGGCTTGGTTTGTATGACGTGCAGACATGGTGAAGACAATATGGAATACAAAGCATCCTTGGAGCGTGAGCTGAaggagatggaggtggagggaCTGTGGAGTTGTGTAGCTGTCACTGAGAAGGAAAACTGGTCGAAATCAGTGAAAGCTGCAGGGGACAGCTACATATCTGGATCTGTGTACCTCTACAAAAAACTGTAA
- the LOC132988184 gene encoding methyltransferase-like protein 27 isoform X5 has translation MSAGRTLENVRATILSAHKSSTIEDKISFYDSWAEDYEQDLVLLDYRAPGLAANMISSHYSGDREAALMLDVACGSGLMAKQMKKLGFGHFVGVDGSKSMIKVAEQSELYQDLKQCMLGEEPLPVQWAGLFDIVVITGALSVGQVPVSVVRELCRSTKQGGYICMTTRSNHDNLVYKAALECELEQMEEQGLWSSVEVTEVDKWERGVSDKEDGYIPGAVYLYKKL, from the exons ATGTCGGCTGGTAGGACATTAGAAAATGTCAGGGCGACAATCTTATCCGCTCACAAGAGCTCCACCATAGAAGATAAGATCAGCTTTTACGACTCCTGGGCAGAGGACTATGAACAG gatCTGGTTCTTCTTGACTACCGTGCACCAGGTCTGGCAGCAAACATGATCTCCTCTCATTACAGCGGTGACCGTGAAGCAGCTCTCATGTTGGATGTGGCCTGTGGTTCAGGACTGATGGCCAAACAG ATGAAGAAACTGGGATTTGGACATTTTGTGGGAGTTGATGGAAGCAAGAGTATGATAAAGGTGGCTGAACAGAGTGAGCTCTACCAGGACCTGAAGCAGTGTATGCTTGGAGAGGAGCCTCTACCTGTCCAGTGGG CTGGTTTGTTTGACATAGTTGTGATCACTGGAGCACTCAGTGTTGGTCAGGTCCCTGTTAGTGTAGTCAGAGAGCTGTGCAGGTCCACCAAACAAG GTGGCTACATTTGCATGACCACCAGAAGTAACCATGACAATCTGGTCTACAAAGCAGCTCtggagtgtgagctagagcaaaTGGAAGAACAGGGGCTCTGGTCTTCTGTTGAGGTCACTGAGGTGGACAAATGGGAGAGAGGGGTGTCAGACAAGGAGGATGGTTATATACCTGGCGCTGTGTATCTCTATAAGAAACTATAG
- the LOC132988184 gene encoding methyltransferase-like protein 27 isoform X3, translating into MSPSGTVGNTALTDLSIMSAGRTLENVRATILSAHKSSTIEDKISFYDSWAEDYEQDLVLLDYRAPGLAANMISSHYSGDREAALMLDVACGSGLMAKQMKKLGFGHFVGVDGSKSMIKVAEQSELYQDLKQCMLGEEPLPVQWAGLFDIVVITGALSVGQVPVSVVRELCRSTKQGGYICMTTRSNHDNLVYKAALECELEQMEEQGLWSSVEVTEVDKWERGVSDKEDGYIPGAVYLYKKL; encoded by the exons atgtcgCCTTCAGGGACTGTTGGGAATACTGCGCTT ACAGATTTGTCTATAATGTCGGCTGGTAGGACATTAGAAAATGTCAGGGCGACAATCTTATCCGCTCACAAGAGCTCCACCATAGAAGATAAGATCAGCTTTTACGACTCCTGGGCAGAGGACTATGAACAG gatCTGGTTCTTCTTGACTACCGTGCACCAGGTCTGGCAGCAAACATGATCTCCTCTCATTACAGCGGTGACCGTGAAGCAGCTCTCATGTTGGATGTGGCCTGTGGTTCAGGACTGATGGCCAAACAG ATGAAGAAACTGGGATTTGGACATTTTGTGGGAGTTGATGGAAGCAAGAGTATGATAAAGGTGGCTGAACAGAGTGAGCTCTACCAGGACCTGAAGCAGTGTATGCTTGGAGAGGAGCCTCTACCTGTCCAGTGGG CTGGTTTGTTTGACATAGTTGTGATCACTGGAGCACTCAGTGTTGGTCAGGTCCCTGTTAGTGTAGTCAGAGAGCTGTGCAGGTCCACCAAACAAG GTGGCTACATTTGCATGACCACCAGAAGTAACCATGACAATCTGGTCTACAAAGCAGCTCtggagtgtgagctagagcaaaTGGAAGAACAGGGGCTCTGGTCTTCTGTTGAGGTCACTGAGGTGGACAAATGGGAGAGAGGGGTGTCAGACAAGGAGGATGGTTATATACCTGGCGCTGTGTATCTCTATAAGAAACTATAG
- the LOC132988184 gene encoding methyltransferase-like protein 27 isoform X4, producing MSPSGTVGNTALVDLSIMSAGRTLENVRATILSAHKSSTIEDKISFYDSWAEDYEQDLVLLDYRAPGLAANMISSHYSGDREAALMLDVACGSGLMAKQMKKLGFGHFVGVDGSKSMIKVAEQSELYQDLKQCMLGEEPLPVQWAGLFDIVVITGALSVGQVPVSVVRELCRSTKQGGYICMTTRSNHDNLVYKAALECELEQMEEQGLWSSVEVTEVDKWERGVSDKEDGYIPGAVYLYKKL from the exons atgtcgCCTTCAGGGACTGTTGGGAATACTGCGCTTGTcg ATTTGTCTATAATGTCGGCTGGTAGGACATTAGAAAATGTCAGGGCGACAATCTTATCCGCTCACAAGAGCTCCACCATAGAAGATAAGATCAGCTTTTACGACTCCTGGGCAGAGGACTATGAACAG gatCTGGTTCTTCTTGACTACCGTGCACCAGGTCTGGCAGCAAACATGATCTCCTCTCATTACAGCGGTGACCGTGAAGCAGCTCTCATGTTGGATGTGGCCTGTGGTTCAGGACTGATGGCCAAACAG ATGAAGAAACTGGGATTTGGACATTTTGTGGGAGTTGATGGAAGCAAGAGTATGATAAAGGTGGCTGAACAGAGTGAGCTCTACCAGGACCTGAAGCAGTGTATGCTTGGAGAGGAGCCTCTACCTGTCCAGTGGG CTGGTTTGTTTGACATAGTTGTGATCACTGGAGCACTCAGTGTTGGTCAGGTCCCTGTTAGTGTAGTCAGAGAGCTGTGCAGGTCCACCAAACAAG GTGGCTACATTTGCATGACCACCAGAAGTAACCATGACAATCTGGTCTACAAAGCAGCTCtggagtgtgagctagagcaaaTGGAAGAACAGGGGCTCTGGTCTTCTGTTGAGGTCACTGAGGTGGACAAATGGGAGAGAGGGGTGTCAGACAAGGAGGATGGTTATATACCTGGCGCTGTGTATCTCTATAAGAAACTATAG
- the LOC132988184 gene encoding methyltransferase-like protein 27 isoform X2, giving the protein MRASLKHKCRLQGLLGILRLSTDLSIMSAGRTLENVRATILSAHKSSTIEDKISFYDSWAEDYEQDLVLLDYRAPGLAANMISSHYSGDREAALMLDVACGSGLMAKQMKKLGFGHFVGVDGSKSMIKVAEQSELYQDLKQCMLGEEPLPVQWAGLFDIVVITGALSVGQVPVSVVRELCRSTKQGGYICMTTRSNHDNLVYKAALECELEQMEEQGLWSSVEVTEVDKWERGVSDKEDGYIPGAVYLYKKL; this is encoded by the exons ATGCGCGcgtctttaaaacacaaatgtcgCCTTCAGGGACTGTTGGGAATACTGCGCTTGTcg ACAGATTTGTCTATAATGTCGGCTGGTAGGACATTAGAAAATGTCAGGGCGACAATCTTATCCGCTCACAAGAGCTCCACCATAGAAGATAAGATCAGCTTTTACGACTCCTGGGCAGAGGACTATGAACAG gatCTGGTTCTTCTTGACTACCGTGCACCAGGTCTGGCAGCAAACATGATCTCCTCTCATTACAGCGGTGACCGTGAAGCAGCTCTCATGTTGGATGTGGCCTGTGGTTCAGGACTGATGGCCAAACAG ATGAAGAAACTGGGATTTGGACATTTTGTGGGAGTTGATGGAAGCAAGAGTATGATAAAGGTGGCTGAACAGAGTGAGCTCTACCAGGACCTGAAGCAGTGTATGCTTGGAGAGGAGCCTCTACCTGTCCAGTGGG CTGGTTTGTTTGACATAGTTGTGATCACTGGAGCACTCAGTGTTGGTCAGGTCCCTGTTAGTGTAGTCAGAGAGCTGTGCAGGTCCACCAAACAAG GTGGCTACATTTGCATGACCACCAGAAGTAACCATGACAATCTGGTCTACAAAGCAGCTCtggagtgtgagctagagcaaaTGGAAGAACAGGGGCTCTGGTCTTCTGTTGAGGTCACTGAGGTGGACAAATGGGAGAGAGGGGTGTCAGACAAGGAGGATGGTTATATACCTGGCGCTGTGTATCTCTATAAGAAACTATAG